From a single Rhodothermia bacterium genomic region:
- a CDS encoding GNAT family N-acetyltransferase, with protein MTAKISLVLASVADAAQLSVLAEQTFRDAFEAIYDPEECRKVVQTSYNIPQLERELADPSIRIWLAYAGEEAVGYLQLESGKRIIGVSGINPLWLHRIYLKRVWTGQKVGQLFMQKAIGEAVKHGHDALWLTVWDQNQGAVRYYERWGFRKMRYVNFPIGSENPPTDFLMQKDLGKICIVPFHTQYRDAFASLNYQWIERYFAIEAPDRLYLENPEAYILEKGGEILFLLENESVLGTVALLKSGLDEMELAKLAIIPEKQGLGLGQRLVEAALEVARALRVQSVWLSTSSRLVVARQLYQKLGFVEESLPENNDYKRADISMRLVLTESVNTQ; from the coding sequence ATGACCGCAAAAATCTCATTAGTTCTTGCTTCAGTTGCCGATGCTGCCCAATTGTCGGTATTGGCCGAGCAAACCTTTCGTGATGCGTTTGAGGCCATTTACGACCCCGAAGAATGTCGGAAAGTGGTGCAAACCTCTTATAATATTCCTCAATTGGAACGGGAACTTGCCGATCCCAGCATCCGTATTTGGTTGGCATATGCTGGCGAAGAGGCGGTAGGCTACCTACAACTCGAATCTGGTAAGCGGATTATTGGCGTATCGGGCATAAACCCGCTCTGGCTCCATCGGATTTACCTTAAACGTGTATGGACGGGACAGAAGGTAGGGCAGTTGTTCATGCAAAAAGCGATTGGAGAAGCCGTTAAACATGGCCATGATGCTCTCTGGCTTACCGTTTGGGATCAGAATCAGGGCGCAGTTAGGTACTATGAACGTTGGGGGTTCCGGAAAATGCGCTATGTAAACTTCCCCATTGGTAGCGAGAACCCACCAACAGATTTCCTCATGCAGAAAGACTTGGGCAAGATTTGTATCGTCCCGTTCCATACACAGTACCGAGATGCTTTTGCATCCTTAAACTACCAATGGATAGAACGCTATTTTGCCATAGAAGCGCCAGACCGGTTGTATCTCGAAAATCCTGAAGCGTATATTCTGGAAAAGGGAGGCGAAATATTATTCCTGCTTGAAAACGAATCTGTTTTAGGAACTGTTGCGCTCCTTAAATCTGGTTTAGACGAGATGGAATTGGCCAAATTGGCCATTATACCAGAAAAACAAGGGTTGGGCTTGGGACAAAGGTTGGTAGAAGCTGCTTTGGAAGTTGCACGGGCACTACGTGTGCAAAGTGTATGGCTCTCAACAAGTTCAAGGTTAGTCGTTGCCAGACAGTTGTATCAGAAATTGGGCTTTGTGGAGGAATCTTTGCCCGAAAACAATGACTATAAGCGTGCAGATATAAGCATGAGGCTCGTGCTTACGGAATCAGTAAATACCCAATAA